Proteins encoded within one genomic window of bacterium:
- a CDS encoding segregation/condensation protein A, producing the protein MERVQLEVFEGPLDLLLHLIKKEDLDIYDIPISRLLDQYLQYLQLAQELDIDLAGEFVEMASELTYIKSKMLLPEPPPEEEEGPDPRAELIRRLLEYQRYKAAARSLISRPLLGTDVFARPPEEADESGAEMTIEADTLSLISAFQDLLKRLPKDAVHEISRPRTGVSERILELTELLKTRDQVAFEDLFAGEKTRGDLVITFLAILEMAKQHLLRIVQEKVFHRIVVRALVTEEETHGNTTDQP; encoded by the coding sequence CTGGACATCTACGACATCCCGATCTCGCGGCTTCTCGATCAATACCTCCAGTACCTGCAGCTCGCCCAGGAGTTGGACATCGACCTCGCCGGCGAGTTCGTCGAGATGGCCTCGGAACTCACCTATATCAAGTCGAAGATGCTCCTGCCGGAGCCGCCGCCGGAGGAGGAAGAGGGGCCGGACCCCCGCGCCGAGCTCATCCGGCGCCTGCTCGAATACCAGCGCTACAAGGCGGCCGCCCGCTCCCTGATCTCGCGGCCCCTCCTCGGCACGGACGTCTTCGCCCGCCCGCCGGAGGAAGCGGACGAGTCCGGCGCGGAGATGACGATCGAGGCCGACACGCTCTCGCTCATCTCCGCCTTTCAGGACCTGCTCAAGCGCCTGCCCAAGGACGCCGTCCACGAGATCAGCAGGCCGCGGACGGGCGTCTCGGAGCGCATCTTGGAATTGACCGAACTCTTGAAGACTCGGGATCAGGTCGCGTTCGAAGACCTGTTCGCCGGCGAAAAGACACGCGGCGATCTGGTCATCACCTTCCTGGCCATCTTGGAGATGGCCAAGCAGCACCTGCTCCGGATCGTCCAGGAAAAGGTCTTTCACCGGATCGTCGTCCGTGCCCTGGTGACGGAAGAGGAGACCCATGGAAACACAACCGACCAACCCTAA
- the scpB gene encoding SMC-Scp complex subunit ScpB: protein METQPTNPKLEEILETLIFVSGRPLGTSEMIEATGASRKELEEALASLEREWEERGRGIQLIRVAEGYEFRSRLGLAPWIKALNRPKPQRLSVAGIETLALIAYRQPVTRSDIESVRGVDSGGVLKSLTDRRLIKCVGRKEEAGRPLLYATTSEFLELFGLKDLADLPPLQEFEEMAKSQAAVAAEEQGLDVADLITTPEELGQVAEEDRLALEELDAKLKDLKDAEKAAVEATTTPETTPGSGVNGPASET, encoded by the coding sequence ATGGAAACACAACCGACCAACCCTAAATTAGAGGAAATTCTCGAAACCCTGATCTTCGTTTCCGGGCGCCCTTTGGGAACGAGCGAGATGATCGAGGCGACGGGGGCCTCCCGCAAGGAGCTCGAAGAAGCGCTCGCATCGCTCGAACGGGAATGGGAGGAGAGGGGACGCGGCATCCAGCTGATCCGCGTGGCCGAAGGCTACGAGTTCCGCTCGCGCTTGGGCCTGGCCCCGTGGATCAAGGCGCTCAACCGGCCCAAGCCTCAGAGGCTCTCCGTCGCCGGGATCGAGACGCTCGCCTTGATCGCCTACCGGCAGCCGGTCACCCGCTCGGACATCGAGTCCGTCCGGGGCGTGGACAGCGGGGGGGTTCTCAAGAGCTTGACCGACCGCCGCCTGATCAAGTGCGTGGGACGCAAGGAAGAAGCCGGCCGGCCGCTGCTTTACGCCACGACCTCGGAGTTTTTGGAGCTCTTCGGCCTCAAGGACCTCGCCGACCTCCCGCCTCTGCAGGAATTCGAGGAAATGGCCAAGTCGCAGGCCGCCGTCGCCGCCGAGGAGCAGGGGCTGGACGTCGCCGACCTGATCACGACGCCGGAGGAATTGGGCCAAGTCGCCGAAGAAGACCGGCTGGCCCTCGAAGAACTCGACGCCAAACTGAAGGATTTGAAGGACGCCGAAAAGGCCGCCGTGGAGGCGACGACGACTCCGGAAACGACTCCCGGGTCAGGCGTGAATGGTCCCGCCTCCGAGACCTAG